One genomic window of Glycine soja cultivar W05 chromosome 9, ASM419377v2, whole genome shotgun sequence includes the following:
- the LOC114367084 gene encoding uncharacterized protein LOC114367084, whose translation MTHSLNDVEAIHATPESICNPTNYNIGCDHVVNNQKNENETPPATQNSKPKRGRPFKTPPESIKNWYVIRKERKIANRFDTTYIHKETGFRCRSLKEIKNYEKYGSPPRRHKVKTQAKEESNDKTKNETEVSIFILKNK comes from the exons ATGACTCACTCCTTAAATGATGTTGAAGCTATACACGCAACACCAGAATCCATTTGCAATCCTACTAATTACAACATTGGTTGTGACCATGTTGTTAACAACCAAAAAAATGag AATGAAACCCCACCTGCGACACAAAATTCAAAGCCAAAACGAGGAAGACCCTTTAAAACGCCACCTGAATCGATTAAAAATTGGTATGTTATACGCAAAGAACGAAAGATCGCCAACAGGTTCGATACG ACTTATATTCATAAGGAGACAGGCTTTCGCTGTCGGTCTTTGAAGGAGATTAAGAATTACGAGAAATATGGAAGTCCCCCTCGACGTCACAAAGTGAAAACACAAGCCAAAGAAGAAAGCAATgacaaaaccaaaaatgaaacAGAAGtgagtatatttattttaaaaaataagtag
- the LOC114367526 gene encoding uncharacterized protein LOC114367526 yields MSANQRSTAPPFKEEFATVLRMTHSLNDAQPVPATPASFCNPTNCNIGCDDVVQNQKNENETPPATQNSKPKRGRPFKTPPESIKNWYVIRKERKIANRFDTSYFHKETGFRCRSLKEIKNYEKYGSPPRRHKVKTQAKEESNDKTKNETEEMVVAQRKAKAEVMRTFVEKFLSKAYYNQLHMFDP; encoded by the exons ATGAGTGCAAATCAGAGGAGTACTGCTCCACCCTTTAAG GAGGAATTTGCAACTGTACTAAGGATGACTCATTCCTTAAATGATGCTCAACCTGTACCTGCAACACCAGCATCATTTTGCAATCCTACTAATTGCAATATTGGTTGTGACGATGTTGTTCAGAACCAAAAAAATGAg AATGAAACCCCACCTGCGACACAAAATTCAAAGCCAAAACGAGGAAGACCCTTCAAAACGCCACCTGAATCGATTAAAAATTGGTATGTTATACGCAAAGAACGAAAGATCGCCAACAGGTTCGATACG agttATTTTCATAAGGAGACAGGCTTTCGGTGTCGGTCTTTGAAGGAGATTAAGAATTACGAGAAATATGGAAGTCCTCCTCGACGTCACAAAGTGAAAACACAAGCCAAAGAAGAAAGCAATgacaaaaccaaaaatgaaacAGAA GAAATGGTtgttgctcaaagaaaagcaaaaGCAGAAGTTATGAGAACTTTTGTTGAAAAGTTTCTTTCGAAAGCTTATTACAATCAGCTTCACATGTTCGACCcataa